In Papaver somniferum cultivar HN1 chromosome 1, ASM357369v1, whole genome shotgun sequence, a genomic segment contains:
- the LOC113352637 gene encoding putative Myb family transcription factor At1g14600, with product MEEICEITLNLKRPPSSPLDLRLEPPDPTDTEFGLQRLENIVPENSWISRTVRPYVRSKVPRLRWTPDLHDVFLHAVHRLGGEEKATPKLVLETMDVRGLTISHVKSHLQMYRSMKQEQMIQEAARAAKKNDKVNQKIEEPTHHNRQQHRRHPQGNYEEKNKSGWTGKQKDIIEYHHHHKADQSYASNNNHENDGNIVVTSECQIRKPKSYIICTGLLKSCSPQESGYEMHKEIEMNKELPNEYTGNERMVTSSHYSQQPLKSYAAAADYRNEVVDSSLSLSLFRNASKPLKLKDDDSCTNLTSGTTDHGFGLSLDITSSCSSTLS from the exons ATGGAGGAAATTTGTGAGATAACACTAAACCTAAAGAGACCACCATCTTCTCCGCTTGATCTAAGACTTGAGCCGCCAGACCCAACAGATACTGAATTTGGTTTGCAACGTCTCGAAAATATAGTACCGGAAAATAGTTGGATATCAAGAACTGTAAGGCCTTATGTTAGATCAAAGGTACCACGACTTCGGTGGACACCGGATCTTCATGATGTCTTTCTTCATGCAGTCCATCGCCTTGGCGGAGAAGAAA AGGCTACACCAAAGTTAGTTTTAGAAACCATGGATGTAAGGGGACTCACCATATCACATGTTAAGAGTCATCTTCAG ATGTACCGGAGCATGAAGCAGGAACAGATGATACAAG AGGCAGCTAGAGCGGCCAAAAAGAATGACAAAGTAAATCAGAAGATAGAGGAACCCACTCATCATAACCGTCAGCAGCATCGTCGACATCCTCAAGG GAATTACGAAGAGAAAAATAAGTCGGGATGGACAGGCAAACAGAAAGACATCATTGAATACCATCATCATCATAAGGCTGACCAGAGCTACGCATCAAACAACAACCACGAAAATGATGGAAATATTGTAGTGACTTCAGAATGCCAGATAAGGAAACCAAAATCCTACATCATCTGCACTGGTCTTCTTAAAAGCTGCTCCCCCCAA GAAAGTGGCTATGAAATGCATAAAGAAATAGAGATGAATAAAGAACTCCCAAATGAATATACTGGAAATGAACGCATGGTTACAAGCTCGCATTACTCACAGCAACCGTTAAAATCGtatgctgctgctgcagattatCGAAACGAAGTTGTCGATAGCTCATTGTCTCTTTCTTTATTTAGAAATGCTTCAAAACCATTAAAACTCAAGGATGATGATTCCTGTACTAATCTAACCAGTGGTACTACTGATCATGGGTTTGGTCTCTCTCTAGATATAACATCCTCCTGCTCTTCTACTCTTAGCTAA